One stretch of Lachnospiraceae bacterium oral taxon 096 DNA includes these proteins:
- a CDS encoding class I SAM-dependent methyltransferase — translation MGSYEEFAWVYDEFMDNVPYEKWCDQICSVLKREGIESGIVADLGCGTGELTELLAKQGYDMIGIDNAQEMLNVAMEKRYVSGLDILYLLQDMRSFELYGTCRAIISRCDSINYITSYEDLVQVFRLVNNYLDPKGLFIFDCNSPYKYREVLGETTIAENRENGSFIWENSYDEQSHINEYDLTLYIQNEDGQQYRRYEETHLQRAYTIGEIKQAAKEAGLVFQFLVDADTDNEVTRHTERYLFCMQENGK, via the coding sequence ATGGGTTCGTATGAAGAATTTGCCTGGGTCTATGACGAATTTATGGACAATGTTCCCTATGAGAAGTGGTGTGATCAGATTTGTTCCGTTTTAAAAAGAGAGGGAATTGAAAGTGGCATTGTGGCAGATTTAGGTTGTGGAACGGGAGAGTTGACAGAATTATTGGCTAAGCAAGGGTATGACATGATTGGCATCGACAATGCACAGGAGATGCTCAATGTGGCGATGGAAAAGCGTTATGTGTCTGGGCTTGATATTCTCTATCTTTTGCAGGATATGCGTTCTTTTGAACTTTATGGAACTTGTCGAGCCATAATTAGTCGATGTGATAGTATCAATTACATCACAAGTTATGAAGACCTTGTTCAGGTTTTTCGTCTAGTTAATAATTATCTTGACCCCAAGGGACTCTTTATTTTTGATTGTAATTCACCATATAAATATAGAGAAGTTCTTGGCGAGACGACCATTGCAGAAAATCGTGAAAATGGAAGCTTTATTTGGGAAAATTCTTATGATGAACAGAGTCATATCAATGAATATGACCTTACACTCTATATTCAGAATGAGGATGGACAGCAATATAGGCGATATGAGGAGACCCATTTGCAGCGTGCATATACCATAGGGGAAATCAAGCAGGCCGCAAAAGAGGCAGGATTAGTTTTTCAATTTTTAGTTGATGCAGATACAGACAATGAGGTGACGAGACATACAGAGCGATATTTATTTTGTATGCAGGAGAATGGAAAGTAG
- the hslO gene encoding Hsp33 family molecular chaperone HslO, with amino-acid sequence MKDYIVKATAAQGMIRAFACTSKDTVEKARASHGTSPVVTAALGRLLSAGAMMGSMMKDEKDLLTLKIQGNGLMQGAVVTADCNGNVKGYPFEPVVMIPANDKGKLDVAGAIGIGILSVISDIGLKEPYVGQVELISGEIAEDITYYYATSEQTPSSVSLGVLMTKENTVDSAGGFIIQLMPHCPEELIVKLEEKLAHIEPMTTMLHKGMTPEDVLRELLNDMDLEINEKIDMQFHCNCTKERVEKALISVGRKELQEMIDDKKPIEVKCHFCNKAYHFSVHELEEMLERASNE; translated from the coding sequence ATGAAGGATTATATTGTAAAAGCAACAGCGGCACAGGGAATGATCCGTGCCTTTGCGTGCACATCAAAGGATACCGTGGAGAAGGCAAGAGCTTCTCATGGAACAAGTCCTGTGGTCACAGCTGCACTTGGAAGACTTTTGAGTGCAGGGGCGATGATGGGCAGTATGATGAAGGATGAAAAAGATTTATTGACACTAAAGATTCAGGGAAATGGACTGATGCAGGGAGCAGTGGTAACTGCTGATTGCAATGGAAATGTCAAGGGATATCCATTTGAGCCAGTAGTTATGATTCCAGCCAATGACAAGGGGAAATTAGATGTTGCTGGAGCTATTGGTATTGGAATTTTGAGTGTGATTTCTGATATAGGCTTAAAAGAACCTTATGTCGGTCAGGTTGAGTTGATTTCAGGGGAAATTGCAGAGGATATCACCTACTACTATGCGACGAGTGAGCAGACTCCATCGAGTGTGTCTCTGGGTGTATTGATGACAAAGGAAAATACAGTAGATAGTGCAGGTGGCTTTATTATTCAATTGATGCCACATTGTCCTGAGGAGTTGATTGTAAAGTTAGAGGAAAAATTAGCACATATTGAGCCGATGACGACAATGTTACACAAGGGGATGACACCAGAGGATGTCTTGAGAGAACTTCTTAACGATATGGACTTAGAAATTAATGAAAAAATCGACATGCAATTCCATTGCAATTGCACAAAGGAGAGAGTGGAAAAGGCCTTGATTAGTGTGGGCAGGAAGGAATTGCAGGAAATGATTGATGATAAAAAGCCAATTGAGGTAAAATGTCATTTCTGCAATAAGGCGTATCATTTCTCTGTACATGAATTGGAGGAGATGTTAGAAAGAGCATCGAACGAATAG
- a CDS encoding catalase, which produces MQYANIFKHLRTITEHKLAVMELCFRVGLIKQGLLHDLSKYSPEEFITGIYFYQGTRSPNAAEKMVRGYSVAWLHHKGRNKHHFEYWIDYAIDPTEGLVGMKMPLRYVLEMCCDRIAASKVYNKGHYTTDIPWNYYQRTEKLLLIHPDTKKLLEKILLINKDQGEERAIAFMRWMLRHPERY; this is translated from the coding sequence ATGCAATATGCCAATATATTTAAGCATCTAAGGACCATCACCGAGCATAAACTTGCAGTGATGGAGCTTTGTTTTCGAGTTGGGCTGATTAAGCAGGGCCTATTACATGATCTAAGTAAGTATTCGCCAGAAGAATTTATTACAGGAATTTATTTTTATCAAGGGACAAGAAGCCCAAATGCCGCAGAAAAAATGGTCAGAGGGTATTCGGTGGCTTGGTTACATCACAAAGGTAGGAATAAGCATCACTTTGAATATTGGATTGACTATGCAATTGATCCGACAGAAGGATTGGTGGGAATGAAAATGCCCCTTCGCTATGTATTGGAGATGTGCTGTGATCGCATTGCTGCATCCAAAGTCTACAACAAGGGACATTACACAACGGATATTCCATGGAATTATTATCAAAGAACAGAAAAATTATTGTTGATTCATCCAGATACCAAGAAATTGTTGGAGAAAATATTGTTGATCAACAAGGACCAGGGGGAGGAGCGAGCCATTGCATTTATGCGTTGGATGTTGCGTCATCCAGAACGCTACTAA
- the ruvA gene encoding Holliday junction branch migration protein RuvA, whose translation MISYIKGKLMQVAQNFVVVDHQGMGISVFVPTSMMARLSPVGEEIFLHTYFRVGEDGMQLYGFLEDKDLEIFKQLITVSGIGPKGALGVLSALSSDDLRIAILSGDAKAIAKAPGVGIKTAQRVIIDLKEKVKFEDGNYLANDKEEKNSVSADAISALVSLGYSLSDATRAVHCVAKTKEMKVEDVIKMALRNLIG comes from the coding sequence ATGATTTCATATATCAAAGGAAAATTAATGCAGGTGGCACAAAACTTTGTCGTTGTGGATCATCAGGGGATGGGAATTTCTGTCTTTGTACCAACATCAATGATGGCAAGACTTTCTCCAGTGGGAGAGGAGATTTTTTTACATACCTATTTTCGCGTAGGTGAGGATGGTATGCAACTTTATGGTTTTTTGGAGGATAAAGATCTGGAGATATTTAAGCAGTTGATTACAGTCAGTGGAATTGGACCAAAGGGAGCTTTGGGAGTGCTTTCTGCTCTATCTTCTGATGACCTTCGCATTGCTATTTTATCAGGCGATGCAAAAGCGATTGCCAAGGCTCCAGGTGTGGGAATAAAGACGGCACAGCGAGTCATTATTGATTTAAAAGAAAAAGTAAAATTTGAGGATGGAAATTATCTCGCCAATGACAAGGAAGAAAAAAATAGTGTAAGTGCAGATGCCATTTCGGCCTTGGTTTCTCTTGGATATTCGTTGAGCGATGCGACGAGAGCAGTGCATTGTGTAGCAAAAACAAAAGAGATGAAAGTAGAGGATGTGATTAAAATGGCACTGCGCAATTTAATCGGATAG
- the ruvB gene encoding Holliday junction branch migration DNA helicase RuvB produces MERRVIQTELVAQEQQLESSLRPQLLDEYIGQEKIKSTIKIYIEAAKQRGESLDHVLFYGPPGLGKTTLSTIIANEMGVNLKITSGPAIEKPGDMAAILNSLQENDVLFVDEIHRLNRQVEEILYPAMEDFAIDIMIGKEVNARSIRLDLPKFTLIGATTRAGLLTGPLRDRFGVVQKLEFYQVDELQSIILRSANVLGVEIGQEGALELARRSRGTPRLANRLLKRVRDFAQVKYDGKITKEVADFALDVLEVDRLGLDQNDRAILLTLIEKFSGGPVGLETLAAALGEDSATLEDVYEPYLLMNGLINRTPRGRVATENAYRHLGLQK; encoded by the coding sequence ATGGAAAGAAGAGTGATTCAGACAGAGCTTGTGGCTCAAGAGCAACAATTAGAAAGTAGTTTGCGTCCACAGCTTTTGGATGAATATATTGGTCAAGAAAAGATTAAGTCAACGATTAAAATTTACATTGAGGCGGCCAAGCAAAGAGGAGAGAGTCTTGACCATGTCCTCTTTTATGGACCACCGGGACTTGGTAAGACAACATTGAGCACAATTATTGCCAATGAAATGGGGGTCAATTTAAAAATCACTTCTGGACCAGCAATTGAAAAGCCAGGGGATATGGCGGCAATTCTGAATAGTTTGCAGGAAAATGATGTACTTTTTGTTGATGAGATTCATCGCCTAAATCGCCAAGTGGAGGAGATTCTCTATCCTGCAATGGAGGATTTTGCCATCGACATTATGATTGGAAAGGAAGTGAACGCAAGGAGTATCCGCCTAGATTTGCCAAAATTTACTTTAATTGGAGCAACAACAAGGGCGGGGCTTTTAACTGGACCACTAAGAGACCGCTTTGGCGTAGTGCAAAAATTAGAGTTCTATCAAGTTGATGAACTTCAGAGTATTATTCTGCGTTCGGCAAATGTTTTGGGTGTGGAGATTGGTCAAGAGGGGGCCTTGGAGTTGGCAAGAAGAAGCCGTGGAACGCCAAGACTGGCCAATCGCCTGTTAAAGCGAGTGAGAGACTTTGCACAGGTTAAGTATGATGGAAAAATCACAAAGGAAGTCGCAGATTTTGCACTGGATGTCTTAGAGGTGGATAGACTTGGTCTCGATCAAAATGATCGGGCGATTTTGCTGACACTGATTGAAAAATTTTCTGGTGGCCCTGTGGGATTAGAGACTTTGGCAGCAGCACTTGGAGAGGACAGTGCGACCTTAGAAGATGTCTATGAGCCCTATTTATTGATGAATGGCTTGATCAATCGAACGCCAAGAGGGCGAGTGGCCACAGAAAATGCATATCGGCACTTGGGATTACAAAAGTAG